Genomic DNA from Streptococcus uberis:
GTCCAAGGTTTGTCACACGGAGATCACTTGTATTTCCAGCTGCTTTTAATTCTTGAGCAAATTGGTCACCACTCATAACACCTTCAGCTAAAACAATGATGTGGTGATTTTTACCTTGTTTTTTGAAATCATCATCGATTGTTTTGACAACTTGTTGGATATTGAATTCTTCTTCAGGTACGATAATTTGGTCTGCACCACTTGCAATACCTGCCCAAAGAGCAATATCACCAGCGTTACGTCCCATAACTTCAACAACAAATGTACGTCCATGACTTGAAGAAGTATCACGCAATTTATCAATTGCTTCAACAGCAGTATTAACTGCAGTATCAAATCCGATAGTGTAATCTGTACCAGCAATATCGTTATCGATTGTTCCTGGGATACCAACTGCAGGGAAACCATGCTCAGTTAGTCTCATAGCTCCATGATAAGAACCATCTCCCCCAATAACAACAACACCTTCAATGCCATGTTTTTTAAGTTGTTCAATACCTGCTAATTGTCCTTCTAAATTAGCAAATTCAGGATAGCGAGCAGAATATAAGAAAGTTCCACCACGAGAAATTTTGTCACCAACACCTTTAGAGCTAATTGGGAAAATATCTCCGGCAACTAAACCAGCATAACCATGGTTTACTCCGTAAACTTCCATTCCTTCTGAGATTGCTTTACGAACAACCGCTCTAATCGCAGCATTCATACCAGGGGCGTCACCACCACTGGTTAAAACAGCAATACGTTTCATTTTTAGGTACTCCTTTAATTAATTTAACGTTTTAATTATAGCATATTACTTTGCAAATTTCTTCACTATAGAGCTTTTTTTATCGATAAACCGTTTTCAGTACAAAATCTTTTAGTTCAGACTCTAAATCTTCACTGACTCGAACTAAAATACCAGGTATTTTAAGGGTTTCTTTGCTCTCTTTATAATGAATAATGACTGGAAAATCACCGGGGTGGCGTCTTAAAATGCTTGCAATCATCTTATCATTTTCATGAGATTCAACTAACAACCAAAAATTCTTACTGCTAGCCATTTCAATGTTTTCTAGAACAACTTGCAAACGACCATCTCGTTCTTTAACGCGTCCTTGTATAAAGACCATTTGCCCCTCAACAAGCAAGGAGTGCACTTTACTGAACTGCTCTGGAAAAACGGTGACATCGCACTTTTTCTTGGTATCAGTGACTGTTAGAAAGGCCATTTGTTGTCCATTTGATTTAGTTCGAATAACTCTTACTTTCTCAATTTGCACCAGCAATGTCACATCTGTATCTTTATAGAGTTTTGAAATAGGCGTAAAGTCCCTAGAGGTTTTTTCAGCAATCTCCAACAAGGGATGTTGACTTAATCCAATACCAATATACTCCTCTTCCATTCGATATTTTTCACTACTCGAAAAATCTTCGCATTCCGTCCAATTAAAAGAAGAATCAGCAAATAATGAACCAAGTTCTTTAACAAATACAAGTAAACCTTCATAATTTTGTAAAACTTTTTTACGGTTTTTTTCAAAAACATCAAACAAACCTACAGAGATAAGCGCTTCTAATATCTCTTTTTTCTGGTATTTGTCAGGCAGTTGGGTCAAGAAATTCTCAATACTTGTAAATGGCCTAGCTTCAATGATCCAATAAGCCAAATCACGAGGAAGATGCTTAATATTTTTCATTCCCATTAAGATGGTTCTGCCTTCCACCTTATCGTTGAATGGAATAGAATTAATGGATAAAGGCACAACGTTAAACTCAGAATCAAGGGCATCACTGATGTAATCACTTGTCGAATAATTCATAATCACATCAAAGAAAACAGATGGATAATGGACCTTGAAATATGCCAGTTGAAATGCTAGTGCTGAATATGCATAGGCATGACTCCTATTAAAACCGTACCCTGCAAACTTTTCCATGCGATTAAAAAGGAGTTTAGCTGTTTCTTCTGATCTTCCTAAAGCTCTTGCACCTTCCAAAAATTCAGACTCTAACTTCTTCATTTCAGAAATTTTCTTTTTGGACATAGCACGGCGTAAAAGATCGGCTTTGCCTAGGCTAAAACCTGCAAAGACTTGTGCAATCTGCATCACCTGTTCTTGATATAGCATAATGCCATAAGTTGGTTCTAAAATAGGAGCAATTATCGGATCGATTAAATCAATGGTTTCTTTTCCATTTCGACGCTTGATAAAATTACTGGTATAATCACTAGCCCCTGGCCTGTTCAAACTCGTTGTTGCAACGATTTCTTCAAACTTAACAGGTTTTATCCGTTTCAATAAACTGATGGCACCGCTTTGTTCAAACTGAAAAATCCCTTTGGTATCACCCTTGGCAAAGAGTTCTAATGTCTTTGGATCTTCTAAGTCAATCTCTTCAATAATGATGTTTTTCCCAAAATCTTTGGCAACTTTTTCTTTCATTTTTTGAACAAAAGTTAAGTTACGAAGACCTAAAAAGTCCATTTTCAAGAGACCATTAGCTTCAACTGAAGGTGCATCGTACTGGGTGATCATCATTTCATCCCCTTGTTTTAAAGGGATAAAATCTGTTAGGTTACTATCACTCATGACAATCCCAGCAGCGTGAATGGACGTTTGACGAGGGTTACCCTCTATACGTTTAGCAATGTCAAAAGCTTTTTGATATTCTAATCGACTCGCGATGGTCTGTCTAAAACTGATGTTATTATCATAGACAGAATGAAGTGAATCTTTAAATCCGATTTTCTTGGTCAGATGACTAATCTCGTATTCAGGTACTCCAAAACGCTTTAGAACATCTCTTAAGGCTTGTTTTGGACCGAACGTTGAGAAGGTTACAATCTGAGCTGAATGATTTGTACCATACCGATTCCGAACATATCTTAAAAATTCCATACGATAAATATCCGGTAAGTCAATATCAATATCAGGCATGCTAAAGCGTTCATTGTTTAAAAACCGTTCAAAGAGCAAGTTATTTTTGACAGGATCAATTCCAGTAATTTCCAATGCAAAAGCAACTAAACTCCCTGCAGCTGAACCTCGTCCCATCCCCATGTAGTAGCCTTTACTTCTTCCAAAACGAAGTAAATCCCAGACAATTAAAAAATAGTCCTCAAATCCCATTTCGGAGATAATGGTTAATTCATGATGTAAGCGACTGATATAGTTATCTTGCCACAATCCTCTTTTTTCAAGTCCTTCTTTGGTTAAGGCATACAATTGCTCTTTTGCTGGAACTTCGCGATTAAATCGTGGTAACTTAAATTGATTATCAAATTGGTAATGAATCCCCGAAACCAGTTTGTTTAGCCTTTC
This window encodes:
- the pfkA gene encoding 6-phosphofructokinase; this translates as MKRIAVLTSGGDAPGMNAAIRAVVRKAISEGMEVYGVNHGYAGLVAGDIFPISSKGVGDKISRGGTFLYSARYPEFANLEGQLAGIEQLKKHGIEGVVVIGGDGSYHGAMRLTEHGFPAVGIPGTIDNDIAGTDYTIGFDTAVNTAVEAIDKLRDTSSSHGRTFVVEVMGRNAGDIALWAGIASGADQIIVPEEEFNIQQVVKTIDDDFKKQGKNHHIIVLAEGVMSGDQFAQELKAAGNTSDLRVTNLGHILRGGSPTARDRVIASWMGSHAVELLKQGKGGFAVGIHNEELVESPILGSAEEGALFSLGEDGKIIVNNPHRARLDFAKLNRSLSR
- a CDS encoding DNA polymerase III subunit alpha, with amino-acid sequence MFVQLDTKTVYSFMDSLIDLESYFSKAKELGYSSIGIMDKDNLYAAYHFIKGCERHGLQAILGLEIDYHISDQFIPIFLIAKNNLGYQNLLKLSTQIMSSENVQRHFKEYLDGLEVIIPYFKHMEEIAFPFEYYIGVYEDTEFPHSHKKLIPLRTVRYFEDEDRQTLQVLHAIRDNVSLNETAIVEGDQKFEDSQKISTIFETRFPGSIERLNKLVSGIHYQFDNQFKLPRFNREVPAKEQLYALTKEGLEKRGLWQDNYISRLHHELTIISEMGFEDYFLIVWDLLRFGRSKGYYMGMGRGSAAGSLVAFALEITGIDPVKNNLLFERFLNNERFSMPDIDIDLPDIYRMEFLRYVRNRYGTNHSAQIVTFSTFGPKQALRDVLKRFGVPEYEISHLTKKIGFKDSLHSVYDNNISFRQTIASRLEYQKAFDIAKRIEGNPRQTSIHAAGIVMSDSNLTDFIPLKQGDEMMITQYDAPSVEANGLLKMDFLGLRNLTFVQKMKEKVAKDFGKNIIIEEIDLEDPKTLELFAKGDTKGIFQFEQSGAISLLKRIKPVKFEEIVATTSLNRPGASDYTSNFIKRRNGKETIDLIDPIIAPILEPTYGIMLYQEQVMQIAQVFAGFSLGKADLLRRAMSKKKISEMKKLESEFLEGARALGRSEETAKLLFNRMEKFAGYGFNRSHAYAYSALAFQLAYFKVHYPSVFFDVIMNYSTSDYISDALDSEFNVVPLSINSIPFNDKVEGRTILMGMKNIKHLPRDLAYWIIEARPFTSIENFLTQLPDKYQKKEILEALISVGLFDVFEKNRKKVLQNYEGLLVFVKELGSLFADSSFNWTECEDFSSSEKYRMEEEYIGIGLSQHPLLEIAEKTSRDFTPISKLYKDTDVTLLVQIEKVRVIRTKSNGQQMAFLTVTDTKKKCDVTVFPEQFSKVHSLLVEGQMVFIQGRVKERDGRLQVVLENIEMASSKNFWLLVESHENDKMIASILRRHPGDFPVIIHYKESKETLKIPGILVRVSEDLESELKDFVLKTVYR